One genomic window of Mustela nigripes isolate SB6536 chromosome 15, MUSNIG.SB6536, whole genome shotgun sequence includes the following:
- the LOC132002522 gene encoding homeobox expressed in ES cells 1-like codes for MAPSLPEGAQLGESKPSPCSFSIESILGLDQKKDCVPSMKPHRPWADTCGSSGKDVNLRVHNPSLPNGISFPCTVDHPVPEERFLKYENYFSGSERLSLKRELSWYRGQRPRTAFTQNQIEVLENVFRVNCYPGIDIREDLARKLNLEEDRIQIWFQNRRAKLKRSHRESQFLMAKKNFNTNLLE; via the coding sequence ATGGCTCCCAGTCTTCCGGAAGGTGCTCAGCTTGGGGAAAGCAAACCCTCGCCCTGCTCCTTTTCCATTGAGAGCATTTTAGGACTGGACCAGAAGAAAGACTGTGTTCCCTCAATGAAACCCCACAGGCCCTGGGCCGACACCTGCGGCTCCTCAGGAAAAGATGTTAACCTACGTGTGCATAACCCAAGCCTTCCCAATGGGATATCCTTCCCTTGTACTGTGGATCACCCAGTGCCAGAAGAAAGATTTTTGAAATACGAAAATTACTTTTCAGGCTCAGAAAGACTTTCGTTGAAAAGAGAGCTGAGTTGGTATCGAGGCCAGAGACCCAGAACTGCTTTTACTCAAAACCAGATTGAAGTGTTAGAAAATGTCTTTAGAGTTAACTGCTATCCTGGTATTGACATCAGAGAAGACTTAGCTCGAAAATTGAATCTAGAGGAAGACAGAATCCAGATCTGGTTCCAAAATCGGCGTGCAAAGCTAAAAAGGTCCCATAGAGAATCACAGTTTCTAATGgcgaaaaaaaatttcaacacgAATCTCCTGGAATAG